One region of Kytococcus sedentarius DSM 20547 genomic DNA includes:
- a CDS encoding nucleoside deaminase, whose product MTSTANPDRATQEAWIGHALRAGEQALAAGDVPVGAVVIGPGGQVIGRGWNRREAEGDPLAHAEVVAMRAAAAVRGGWRLEDCALAVTLEPCLMCAGAIGQARIPLVVFGAWDAKAGACGSVWDVLRDSAALHRAEVRGGVRQEDCGRTLGDFFVTRRV is encoded by the coding sequence ATGACCAGCACCGCCAACCCGGACCGGGCCACCCAGGAGGCGTGGATCGGCCATGCCCTGCGGGCGGGGGAGCAGGCTCTCGCCGCCGGCGACGTGCCGGTGGGGGCGGTCGTCATCGGGCCCGGCGGCCAGGTCATCGGGCGGGGGTGGAACCGGCGGGAGGCCGAGGGGGACCCCCTCGCCCACGCGGAGGTGGTCGCGATGCGGGCGGCCGCCGCCGTGCGTGGTGGCTGGCGGTTGGAGGACTGCGCGCTCGCGGTCACCCTGGAGCCCTGCCTGATGTGCGCCGGCGCGATCGGGCAGGCCCGCATCCCGCTGGTGGTCTTCGGTGCCTGGGACGCCAAGGCCGGCGCGTGTGGCTCGGTGTGGGACGTCCTGCGGGACTCCGCAGCCCTCCACCGAGCCGAGGTCCGGGGAGGTGTCCGGCAGGAGGACTGTGGGCGAACACTGGGTGATTTTTTCGTGACGCGCCGCGTCTAG
- a CDS encoding SRPBCC family protein, with amino-acid sequence MQITESVTVHAPLHEVFERIRDLDRASDTIGGISRIEVLEGPARMEVGTRWRETRRMMGQDATEEMWVVELVEDSHYVVEAQSNGARYTSGYRVAPVGTAHGEATRLTMSFSAEPLTRSARVMSVLMRPMARMMASQCRKDLLDIKASVEG; translated from the coding sequence ATGCAGATCACCGAGTCGGTCACCGTCCACGCACCGCTCCACGAGGTCTTCGAGCGCATCCGCGATCTCGACCGGGCGAGCGACACCATCGGGGGCATCTCCCGCATCGAGGTCCTCGAGGGTCCCGCCCGCATGGAGGTGGGTACGCGCTGGCGCGAGACCCGCCGCATGATGGGCCAGGACGCCACCGAGGAGATGTGGGTGGTCGAGCTGGTCGAGGACAGCCACTACGTGGTGGAGGCGCAGAGCAACGGTGCCCGCTACACCAGCGGCTACCGGGTGGCCCCGGTCGGCACCGCCCACGGCGAGGCCACGCGGCTCACCATGAGCTTCTCCGCCGAGCCGCTGACCCGCAGCGCGAGGGTGATGTCGGTGCTGATGCGCCCGATGGCCCGGATGATGGCCTCGCAGTGCCGCAAGGACCTGCTGGACATCAAGGCCTCCGTCGAGGGTTGA
- the upp gene encoding uracil phosphoribosyltransferase has translation MRVHVADHPLIAHKLTLLRDETTDSPTFRRLADELVTLLAYEATRDIRTTECEVTTPVATTHGTALATPKPLVVPILRAGLGMLEGMVRLMPTVEVGFLGMVRNEETLEAHTYANRLPDDLDRRQCYVIDPMLATGGTLVDAIRYLVDLGADDITAIVLIAAPEGIARMEETLGDLDIPITLVTGAIDEKLDENGFIVPGLGDAGDRLYGVV, from the coding sequence ATGCGCGTTCACGTCGCCGACCACCCGCTCATCGCCCACAAGCTCACCCTCCTGCGGGACGAGACCACCGACTCCCCCACCTTCCGCCGGCTGGCCGACGAGCTGGTGACGCTGCTGGCCTACGAGGCCACGCGGGACATCCGCACCACCGAGTGCGAGGTCACCACCCCGGTGGCCACCACGCACGGCACGGCCCTGGCCACCCCGAAGCCGCTGGTCGTTCCCATCCTGCGCGCGGGCCTGGGCATGCTGGAGGGCATGGTCCGCCTCATGCCGACCGTGGAGGTGGGCTTCCTGGGCATGGTGCGCAACGAGGAGACCCTCGAGGCACACACCTACGCCAACCGCCTCCCGGACGACCTCGACCGCCGCCAGTGCTACGTCATCGACCCGATGCTGGCCACCGGCGGCACGCTCGTGGACGCCATCCGCTACCTGGTGGACCTGGGCGCCGACGACATCACCGCCATCGTCCTCATCGCCGCCCCCGAGGGCATCGCCCGCATGGAGGAGACGCTCGGCGACCTGGACATCCCGATCACGCTGGTGACCGGCGCCATCGACGAGAAGCTCGACGAGAACGGCTTCATCGTCCCCGGGCTGGGCGACGCCGGCGACCGCCTGTACGGCGTGGTCTGA
- a CDS encoding LytR C-terminal domain-containing protein, with protein sequence MHDAEYRDPYDPRTGWVRPAPQEERAPRRKRTWGDLAFWGIVSALAVAGLYGLSLVLGFWPEPETTAANCQTELDAPRVYVADAGAGDTAVSRISEQLRNRGAIVIGTASAPTAQDGQTRILTGGDSRPAADALATWFPDAQVVDDARDGFVATVALGEEGGSIESSMTVGPATEACTS encoded by the coding sequence GTGCACGACGCCGAGTACAGGGACCCCTACGACCCCCGCACGGGGTGGGTCCGCCCTGCCCCGCAGGAGGAGCGGGCACCCCGCAGGAAGCGCACGTGGGGCGACCTGGCCTTCTGGGGCATCGTCAGCGCCCTGGCCGTCGCCGGGCTGTACGGCCTCTCGCTGGTGCTGGGGTTCTGGCCCGAGCCGGAGACCACGGCGGCCAACTGCCAGACCGAGTTGGACGCGCCCCGGGTCTACGTCGCCGATGCGGGTGCCGGCGACACCGCGGTGAGCCGCATCAGCGAGCAGCTGCGCAACCGCGGTGCCATCGTCATCGGCACCGCGTCGGCCCCCACGGCCCAGGACGGGCAGACCCGCATCCTCACCGGCGGCGACAGCCGGCCCGCCGCGGACGCCCTGGCCACCTGGTTCCCGGACGCTCAGGTGGTGGACGACGCCCGCGACGGCTTCGTGGCCACGGTCGCCCTGGGCGAGGAGGGCGGCTCCATCGAGTCCTCGATGACGGTGGGCCCCGCCACCGAGGCCTGCACCAGCTGA
- a CDS encoding LytR C-terminal domain-containing protein yields MHPRLVCAAAALLSTALLGGCSSLTTEVAYPQDPVPGHCENWPDLEEVDRAKVQVSVLNNGAGAGAAATAARELEARGFTVLTTGNENEDAPGNAAIVRYGEMGLSAARTVAQQIEGAQLLRDSRRDPTVDVILGEQFEQLARQPAAQPDEVQMNVYNTTSAVGLAGDTADAMRGRGFTVDQVGNDPERKWYPDRTAVIRHGAASEPMARTVAAQVPDAVLSDDGRTDQTVDLVLGARFEGPTPEYTEPEAVPEVEQGDKIGCE; encoded by the coding sequence GTGCACCCACGCTTGGTCTGCGCCGCTGCCGCACTGCTGTCCACCGCACTGCTGGGCGGGTGCAGCAGCCTGACCACGGAGGTCGCCTACCCCCAGGACCCGGTGCCGGGGCACTGCGAGAACTGGCCCGACCTCGAGGAGGTCGACCGCGCGAAGGTGCAGGTGAGCGTGCTCAACAACGGCGCGGGGGCCGGAGCCGCTGCCACCGCCGCCCGCGAGCTGGAGGCCCGCGGCTTCACGGTGTTGACCACCGGCAACGAGAACGAGGACGCCCCGGGCAACGCGGCGATCGTGCGCTACGGCGAGATGGGGCTCTCGGCGGCCCGCACCGTCGCCCAGCAGATCGAGGGGGCCCAGCTGCTGCGCGACTCCCGCCGTGACCCCACCGTCGACGTCATCCTCGGCGAGCAGTTCGAGCAGCTTGCCCGGCAGCCGGCCGCGCAGCCCGACGAGGTGCAGATGAACGTCTACAACACCACCTCGGCCGTCGGTCTGGCCGGCGACACCGCGGACGCGATGCGGGGGCGCGGCTTCACCGTCGACCAGGTGGGCAACGACCCGGAGAGGAAGTGGTACCCCGATCGCACCGCCGTCATCCGCCACGGCGCGGCCAGCGAGCCGATGGCGCGCACCGTCGCCGCGCAGGTGCCCGATGCGGTGCTGAGCGACGACGGACGCACCGACCAGACGGTCGACCTCGTGCTGGGCGCCAGGTTCGAGGGCCCGACCCCGGAGTACACCGAGCCCGAGGCCGTGCCCGAGGTGGAGCAGGGCGACAAGATCGGCTGCGAGTGA
- the recR gene encoding recombination mediator RecR, giving the protein MYEGAVQDLIDELNRLPGVGPKSAQRIAFHVLAADAEDVQRLATALQVVKEKVRFCATCGNVAEAEECRICLDPQRDGTAICVVEEPRDVQAIERTREFRGRYHVLGGAISPLDGIGPDDLRIAQLMQRLGDGEVTEVIIATDPNMEGEATATYLSRMLQVLEIKVSRLASGLPVGGDLEYADEVTLGRAFEGRRVVARPGSTP; this is encoded by the coding sequence GTGTATGAAGGCGCGGTCCAGGACCTGATCGACGAGCTCAACCGCCTCCCGGGGGTGGGTCCCAAGAGCGCGCAGCGCATTGCCTTCCACGTCCTGGCGGCCGACGCCGAGGACGTGCAGCGCCTCGCGACGGCCCTGCAGGTGGTGAAGGAGAAGGTGCGCTTCTGCGCCACCTGCGGCAACGTGGCGGAGGCCGAGGAGTGCCGCATCTGCTTGGACCCGCAGCGCGACGGCACCGCCATCTGCGTGGTGGAGGAGCCGCGCGATGTGCAGGCGATCGAGCGCACCCGCGAGTTCCGGGGGCGGTACCACGTGCTCGGCGGGGCGATCAGCCCGCTGGACGGCATCGGGCCGGACGACCTGCGCATCGCCCAGCTCATGCAGCGGCTCGGTGACGGCGAGGTGACCGAGGTCATCATCGCCACCGACCCGAACATGGAGGGCGAGGCGACGGCCACCTACCTCTCGCGGATGCTGCAGGTGCTGGAGATCAAGGTGAGCCGGCTGGCCTCCGGGCTGCCCGTGGGCGGGGACCTCGAGTACGCCGATGAGGTGACGCTCGGCCGCGCCTTCGAGGGGCGCCGCGTGGTCGCCCGCCCCGGGAGCACGCCGTGA
- a CDS encoding DNA polymerase III subunit gamma and tau codes for MSTALYRRYRPQNFSEVVGQEHVTGPLQQALRTGRVNHAYLFSGPRGCGKTTSARILARCLNCEQGPTDSPCGECDSCQDLARGGAGSVDVIEIDAASHGGVDDARDLREKASFGPAQSRYKVYIIDEAHMVTSAGFNALLKIVEEPPEHVLFIFATTEPEKVIGTIRSRTHHYPFRLVPPAVLQEYLAQVCEREGITVEPGVLSYVVRAGGGSVRDSMSVLDQLIAGSDDAGITLAGTTALLGFTDSELLDGVVDAYAAGDGASLFTTVERVVESGQDPRRFVEDLSERMRDLILVNAVPTGTEAVLPGVPSDQLDRLRVQASGLGPAELSRASDVLFHGLAEMTGATSPRLQLEIIMARLLLPRAAGEGGFAARLEKVERWMAFRGDASAGGTAGAQAGAPAQEAPASQGSPVAQSAPAVPAAAAPQQEQSRAQEPARRDQTPRDEQREQEQPARQDRTPQGEERAQEQPAAPQPAAEQAPPVPDEPPADMWEAEEAAAAAGPDSAGDRTPEPGAPQQAQQAAPEGSSSPGAAPVPLETLRHEWPTVLDKLKDISRVTWALVSQSMQVQDLSSEGLTLATEVAPIAERFSRGENADRVAAAVQEALGFHPRVRCVVGGPGDGGQSGSGGPGGAGAPGGPGGRGPGGTGGAPGGPGAGGVSGLPSAPDPVGSPAWGQRTDDAPDWATGDLPAPRPGPGAGQGGDGAAPAGAMPPPAGEPTPGAAAGTAPTDAPALAPGGGAGTDPDPSEATPEEDGVEFTPDYADETVESVGMVGTAAIEKILGGTVIEEHSDQA; via the coding sequence GTGAGCACCGCCTTGTACCGCCGCTACCGACCGCAGAACTTCTCCGAGGTCGTGGGGCAGGAGCACGTCACCGGCCCCCTGCAGCAGGCGCTGCGCACCGGGCGGGTGAACCACGCCTACCTGTTCTCCGGGCCGCGCGGCTGCGGCAAGACCACCAGCGCCCGCATCCTGGCGCGCTGCCTCAACTGCGAGCAGGGCCCCACCGACTCCCCGTGCGGCGAGTGCGACTCCTGCCAGGACCTGGCGCGCGGCGGTGCGGGCTCGGTCGACGTCATCGAGATCGATGCGGCGAGCCACGGTGGCGTGGACGACGCCCGCGACCTGCGCGAGAAGGCCTCGTTCGGCCCGGCCCAGTCGCGCTACAAGGTCTACATCATCGACGAGGCGCACATGGTCACCTCGGCGGGCTTCAACGCGCTGCTGAAGATCGTGGAGGAGCCGCCGGAGCACGTCCTGTTCATCTTTGCGACGACGGAGCCGGAGAAGGTCATCGGCACCATCCGGTCGCGCACGCACCACTATCCCTTCCGGCTGGTGCCGCCGGCCGTGCTGCAGGAGTACCTGGCACAGGTGTGTGAGCGCGAGGGAATCACCGTGGAGCCTGGCGTCCTGTCCTACGTGGTGCGCGCCGGGGGCGGGTCGGTGCGTGACTCGATGTCGGTGCTCGACCAGCTGATCGCCGGGTCGGACGACGCCGGCATCACCCTGGCGGGCACGACCGCCCTGCTGGGTTTCACCGACAGCGAGCTGCTCGATGGGGTGGTCGACGCCTACGCCGCCGGCGACGGTGCGTCGCTGTTCACCACGGTGGAGCGGGTGGTCGAGTCCGGGCAGGACCCGCGGCGCTTCGTGGAGGACCTCTCGGAGCGGATGCGGGACCTCATCCTGGTGAACGCGGTGCCGACCGGGACCGAGGCGGTGCTGCCGGGCGTGCCCTCCGACCAGCTGGACCGGCTGCGGGTGCAGGCGAGCGGGCTGGGCCCGGCGGAGCTCTCCCGCGCTTCCGACGTGCTCTTCCACGGGTTGGCGGAGATGACCGGCGCCACCTCACCGCGGCTGCAGCTGGAGATCATCATGGCGCGGCTGCTGCTGCCCCGTGCTGCGGGGGAGGGTGGCTTCGCGGCCCGGTTGGAGAAGGTGGAGCGGTGGATGGCCTTCCGCGGCGACGCGTCTGCCGGTGGGACTGCCGGTGCGCAGGCCGGCGCACCAGCGCAGGAAGCGCCGGCGTCGCAGGGTTCCCCGGTCGCGCAGAGCGCGCCGGCGGTCCCGGCTGCGGCAGCGCCGCAGCAGGAGCAGTCCCGTGCGCAGGAGCCAGCACGCCGGGACCAGACCCCGCGGGATGAACAGCGCGAGCAGGAGCAGCCGGCACGCCAGGACCGGACCCCGCAGGGCGAGGAGCGCGCCCAGGAGCAGCCCGCTGCGCCGCAGCCGGCAGCCGAGCAGGCCCCGCCGGTCCCGGATGAGCCTCCCGCCGACATGTGGGAGGCCGAGGAGGCAGCGGCCGCCGCCGGACCGGACTCCGCCGGCGACCGGACACCCGAGCCCGGCGCCCCGCAGCAGGCCCAGCAGGCTGCCCCGGAAGGGTCCTCGTCGCCCGGGGCAGCCCCCGTCCCGCTGGAGACCCTGCGGCACGAGTGGCCGACGGTGCTCGACAAGCTCAAGGACATCAGCCGCGTGACCTGGGCCCTGGTGTCCCAGTCCATGCAGGTGCAGGACCTCAGCTCCGAGGGGCTCACGCTCGCCACCGAGGTGGCCCCCATCGCGGAGCGCTTCTCCCGCGGGGAGAACGCCGACCGGGTGGCGGCCGCGGTGCAGGAGGCCCTGGGCTTCCACCCGCGCGTCCGCTGTGTCGTGGGGGGCCCCGGTGACGGTGGCCAGAGCGGCTCTGGTGGGCCCGGGGGCGCGGGCGCCCCCGGCGGCCCGGGAGGTCGCGGTCCCGGTGGCACCGGTGGTGCCCCGGGCGGTCCGGGTGCCGGTGGCGTGTCAGGCCTGCCGTCCGCGCCGGACCCCGTGGGTTCTCCGGCCTGGGGTCAGCGCACGGACGACGCTCCGGATTGGGCGACCGGTGACCTGCCCGCCCCCAGGCCCGGCCCCGGTGCGGGCCAGGGCGGCGACGGTGCAGCCCCCGCAGGTGCCATGCCCCCACCAGCGGGTGAGCCGACCCCCGGCGCAGCTGCGGGGACCGCACCCACCGACGCTCCCGCATTGGCGCCCGGCGGTGGGGCGGGAACGGACCCCGACCCGTCGGAGGCGACGCCCGAGGAGGACGGTGTGGAGTTCACGCCGGACTACGCCGACGAGACGGTGGAGTCGGTCGGCATGGTGGGCACGGCTGCCATCGAGAAGATCCTCGGTGGCACCGTGATCGAGGAGCACTCGGACCAGGCATAG
- a CDS encoding helicase HerA-like domain-containing protein yields MSTDATNAGSSGLLEQIRTGYAFEGASLVLGAAVEGGEAHADLPVGLPLASLNRHGLVAGATGTGKTKTLQVMAEQLSATGVPVFLADIKGDLSGLALPGEEGEKITERAASVGQEWRATASPVEFLRLGDKGTGVPVRATVTSFGPTLLSKVLGLTEIQESSLGLVFHYADSHGLPLVDLGDLRAVIQHLVSPEGKADLEGLGALSKATAGVILRELVTFGASADSFFGEPEFDTADLLRTTEDGLGVISCLELPSVQSDPQLFSTFLMWLLADLFNDLPEVGDPVKPELVFFLDEAHLLFKDASKSFRESIENTVRLIRSKGVGVFFVTQVPTDLPDSVLAQLGNRVQHALRAFTPNDQKALRQAARTYPHTSYDLEELLTTLGTGEAVVTVLGDDGVPTPVAHTRLRAPQSLMAPCGEERMAEVIDASELQPQYAERLDPESAYEKLMHTMEASAGPDDAADTGAGAGAGAGVENAPQQRADRADDDVRRTRRVEEADQGVLGQILGNRAVKSAMRSAGTAVGRELVRSIFGTRRRR; encoded by the coding sequence GTGAGCACAGACGCCACCAACGCCGGGTCCTCGGGCCTGCTCGAGCAGATCCGCACCGGGTACGCCTTCGAGGGGGCGTCGCTGGTCCTCGGCGCCGCCGTGGAGGGCGGGGAGGCCCACGCTGACCTCCCGGTGGGCCTGCCGCTGGCCTCGCTCAACCGCCACGGCCTGGTGGCCGGTGCCACCGGAACCGGCAAGACCAAGACGCTCCAGGTCATGGCCGAGCAGCTCTCCGCCACCGGGGTGCCGGTCTTCCTTGCCGACATCAAGGGAGACCTCTCGGGGCTCGCGTTGCCCGGTGAGGAGGGGGAGAAGATCACCGAGCGCGCCGCATCGGTCGGCCAGGAGTGGCGCGCCACCGCATCGCCGGTGGAGTTCCTGCGCTTGGGCGACAAGGGGACGGGGGTGCCGGTGCGCGCCACGGTGACTTCCTTCGGCCCCACCCTGCTCAGCAAGGTGCTGGGGCTCACCGAGATCCAGGAGTCCAGCCTCGGCCTGGTCTTCCACTACGCCGACAGCCACGGGCTGCCCCTGGTGGACCTGGGCGACCTGCGGGCCGTCATCCAGCACCTCGTGTCGCCGGAGGGCAAGGCGGACCTCGAGGGGCTGGGGGCGCTGTCCAAGGCCACGGCGGGGGTGATCCTGCGCGAGCTCGTGACCTTCGGGGCCTCGGCCGACTCGTTCTTCGGCGAGCCGGAGTTCGACACCGCGGACCTCCTGCGCACCACCGAGGACGGGCTGGGGGTCATCTCCTGCCTCGAGCTGCCCAGCGTGCAGTCCGACCCGCAGCTGTTCTCGACCTTCCTGATGTGGCTGCTGGCCGACCTGTTCAACGACCTCCCCGAGGTGGGCGACCCCGTGAAACCGGAGCTGGTCTTCTTCCTGGATGAGGCGCACCTGCTGTTCAAGGACGCCAGCAAGTCCTTCCGGGAGTCGATCGAGAACACCGTGCGCCTCATCCGCTCCAAGGGCGTGGGCGTGTTCTTCGTGACGCAGGTGCCCACCGACCTGCCCGACAGCGTCCTGGCGCAGCTGGGCAACCGGGTGCAGCACGCCCTGCGCGCGTTCACGCCGAACGACCAGAAGGCCCTGCGGCAGGCAGCCCGGACCTACCCGCACACCTCGTACGACCTCGAGGAGCTGCTCACCACGCTGGGCACGGGCGAGGCCGTGGTGACGGTGCTCGGTGACGACGGTGTGCCCACGCCGGTGGCCCATACGCGCCTGCGTGCGCCGCAGTCGTTGATGGCGCCGTGCGGTGAGGAGCGCATGGCCGAGGTGATCGACGCCTCGGAGCTGCAGCCCCAGTACGCCGAGCGTCTGGACCCCGAGTCGGCCTACGAGAAGCTCATGCACACCATGGAGGCCTCGGCCGGGCCGGACGACGCGGCGGACACCGGTGCGGGTGCTGGCGCTGGCGCTGGCGTGGAGAACGCGCCGCAGCAGCGTGCGGACCGGGCGGACGACGACGTGCGCCGGACCCGCCGCGTCGAGGAGGCCGACCAGGGCGTGCTCGGGCAGATCCTCGGCAACCGGGCCGTGAAGTCGGCGATGCGGTCAGCCGGCACCGCGGTCGGCCGCGAGCTGGTGCGCAGCATCTTCGGCACCCGCCGGCGTCGCTGA
- a CDS encoding PH domain-containing protein, with the protein MDAEPQINLDLVARYLVAGERVVIAVRYHWVTIVEPIASALLGLALVLWVGATIPAEFVAVADILWWLWFAVLARTLFLLWEWRRTWFVGTDRRLLLTYGVIVRRVAMMPLSKVTDMNYGRSLLGRILGYGTFTMESAGQSQALSKIDFVPDPDTHYRAMVSEIFRGPTSTPPADPDEDLEAAHEAGEPDSLFDADGVFLPEGADDDVERVRLEGDEDFDHEENPRTALKRRRAAQRRRQRDGAG; encoded by the coding sequence ATGGACGCTGAGCCACAGATCAACCTCGACCTCGTCGCCCGCTACCTGGTGGCGGGTGAGCGTGTGGTCATCGCGGTCCGCTACCACTGGGTGACGATCGTCGAACCCATCGCGTCGGCCCTGCTCGGGCTGGCCCTGGTGCTCTGGGTGGGGGCCACCATCCCGGCGGAGTTCGTGGCCGTGGCCGACATCCTCTGGTGGCTGTGGTTCGCCGTGCTGGCCCGCACACTGTTCCTGCTGTGGGAGTGGCGGCGCACCTGGTTCGTCGGCACTGACCGGCGGCTCCTGCTCACCTACGGCGTGATCGTGCGGCGGGTGGCGATGATGCCGCTCTCCAAGGTGACCGACATGAACTACGGCCGCTCCCTGTTGGGGCGAATCCTGGGCTACGGCACCTTCACGATGGAGTCCGCCGGGCAGAGCCAGGCCCTCAGCAAGATCGACTTCGTGCCGGACCCGGACACCCACTACCGGGCGATGGTCTCCGAGATCTTCCGCGGCCCCACCAGCACCCCGCCCGCCGACCCGGACGAGGACCTGGAGGCCGCCCACGAGGCCGGCGAGCCTGACTCCCTCTTCGACGCCGATGGGGTGTTCCTGCCCGAGGGTGCCGACGACGACGTGGAGCGCGTGCGCCTCGAGGGCGACGAGGACTTCGACCACGAGGAGAACCCACGCACGGCGCTCAAGCGCCGTCGGGCCGCCCAGCGTCGTCGCCAGCGCGACGGCGCAGGCTGA
- the def gene encoding peptide deformylase, with protein sequence MAVRPITIIGHKALHQPTKKVREVTDEIRTLVADMFDTMEAAEGVGLAANQVGVRWRIFVYDCTHDPEAGPDARGVVVNPVLEKEHVSPLSADPEADHEGCLSVPGESFPTARSDWARVTGTDLDGNAISVEGTGLLGRCLQHETDHLDGHLYVERLSPEDKRRARDAIKERGWEDERILKWDPTTQKAEKV encoded by the coding sequence ATGGCCGTCCGCCCGATCACCATCATCGGACACAAGGCGCTGCACCAGCCCACCAAGAAGGTGCGCGAGGTGACCGACGAAATCCGCACCCTGGTGGCCGACATGTTCGACACCATGGAGGCCGCCGAGGGCGTGGGCCTGGCCGCCAACCAGGTGGGCGTGCGCTGGCGGATCTTCGTCTACGACTGCACCCACGACCCCGAGGCCGGCCCCGACGCCCGCGGCGTGGTGGTCAACCCGGTGCTCGAGAAGGAGCACGTCTCCCCGCTGTCGGCGGACCCGGAGGCCGACCACGAGGGCTGCCTGTCCGTGCCCGGCGAGAGCTTCCCGACCGCCCGCTCGGACTGGGCGCGGGTGACCGGCACCGACCTGGACGGCAATGCCATCAGCGTGGAGGGAACGGGTCTGCTGGGCCGCTGCCTGCAGCACGAGACCGACCACCTGGACGGCCACCTCTACGTCGAGCGCCTGTCCCCGGAGGACAAGCGCCGTGCGCGCGACGCCATCAAGGAGCGCGGCTGGGAGGACGAGCGGATCCTCAAGTGGGACCCGACCACCCAGAAGGCCGAGAAGGTCTGA